The nucleotide sequence GATCAATGGCTATCGCCGGTGATAACCCTGCAATATAATCAAGGTCTGGTTTTTCCATTTGACCTAGAAACTGACGAGCATATGCTGACAATGATTCAACATAACGCCTTTGTCCTTCAGCATAAATAGTATCAAAAGCCAAAGAGGATTTCCCTGAACCACTTAAACCAGTAATTACAATTAATTTATTCCGCGGGATCTCTACATCTATATTTTTTAAATTATGTTCTCGTGCTCCTTTAATGATAATCTTATTTTGTCCCATTTTTTCAACCTACCTTTATTTTACCTGAGCCCGTAATTCAAACAATAAATCTCTCAATTCGGCGGCTTTTTCAAAAGCCAATTCCTTTGCCGCCCCTTGCATTTCTTTTTCCAAACGGGCAATTAATTTCTTTTTTTCCTGCTGTGAGATCATAGTTAAATCAATCCCATATTCTTTTTCTTCCTCAGCAATTATCGTCGCCTCTAAAACATCTCTTACCCCTTTTTGCACAGTTTGCGGCACAATACCATGTTTTGCATTAAAAGCCTTTTGAATACTTCGCCGCCGTTCTGTTTCCGAAATTGCCCGCTGCATGGAATCCGTAATTTGATCCCCATACATTATTACCTTCCCTCTTACATGACGGGCAGCCCGCCCAATAGTTTGAATCAAAGAACGCCCTGAACGCAAAAAACCTTCTTTATCAGCATCTAAAATAATTACTAGAGAAACCTCTGGCAAATCAAGACCTTCTCGAAGCAAGTTTACCCCCACTAAGACATCAAAAACACCTAAACGCAAATCCCGCACAATCTGTATTCGTTCCAAAGTATTAATTTCAGAATGAAGATAACGAACCTTAATTCCCCATTCCCGTAAATAATCGGTTAAATCTTCAGCCATTTTCTTAGTCAAGGTAGTTATCAAAACCCGTTCCTTTCTTTTTTCCCTAACCTTAATTTCAGCTAAAAGATCTTCTATTTGACCTCTAGTTGGACGAACCTCTATTTTAGGATCTAACAAACCAGTAGGACGGTTGATCTGTTCCACAACTACACCACTTCGTTCAACCTCATATGAACGAGGAGTAGCCGAAACATAAACCACCTGATTTAATTTTTCCACAAACTCATTGAACTTTAAGGGCCGATTATCCAATGCTGATGGTAAACGAAAACCATGTTCCACCAAAGTAGTTTTTCGCGAACGATCACCAGCATACATAGCCCCAATCTGGGGAATGGTTACATGAGATTCATCAATCATCAATAAAAAATCACCTGGGAAAAAATCAATTAAAGTATAAGGTGGTTCACCCGGTTTTCTACCTGTTAAATGACGAGCATAATTTTCAATTCCCGTACAAAAGCCCACTTCCCGCATCATTTCTAGATCATAAGAAGTGCGCTGCTCCAAACGCTGTGCCTCCAATAATTTCCCCTGACTACGTAAGACCTGCAAACGCCCTTTTAATTCCGTTTCAATTGTTTCTAAAGCCCCCAGCATTTTCTCTCTACCAATAACATAATGATTAGCAGGGAAAATACTCACTTGCCTTCTTCCTGCAATCACCTGCCCAGTCAAAGAATCTACTTCCCCGATCCTTTCTACCTCATCACCAAACAATTCCACTCGAATTATTTTTTCCCCATGTGAAGCCGGAAAAATATCAATAACATCTCCTCTTACCCGAAAAGTACCTCGTACTAAATTAAAATCATTACGATCATACTGCATTGCAGTTAATCTGCGTAAAATAAACTCCCTTTCCACTAACTGACCTAAACGCAAAGCCAATGTCTGTTTTTCATATTCCTGGGGTGATCCTAAACCATAAATACAGGAAACACTAGCTACCACAATCACATCTTTTCTTTCACATAAAGCTGCGGTAGCCGCATGCCGTAATTTTTCAATCTCCTCATTTAAAGAAGCATCTTTTTCAATGTAAGTATCAGTATGTGGTAAATAAGCTTCTGGCTGATAATAATCATAATAGCTAACAAAATACTCCACTGCATTTTCCGGAAAAAACTCCTTAAATTCACTACATAACTGAGCAGCCAAAGTTTTATTATGGGCAATTACCAAAGTAGGTTTTTGCATTAAGGCAATTACCTGTGCCATTGTAAATGTTTTACCTGTCCCCGTGGCACCCAATAAAACCTGCTCTTTTTTACCCCTTATAAAATTCCTTACTAAAGCTTCAATAGCCGCCGGCTGATCCCCCCGCGGCTGATATTCTGAAATTAATTTAAATTTTCCCGGTTCCATTTACTTCATCCCTTAGATTAATCTCTAGCAACATTATAACATAAGCGTCAAGTAAGCCCATAAATTAAAACGGGTGGGAAAACTTCCCCACCCGTTTAATTTCAATTAACCCCGTTCAAAGGCCGGTCGAATATGTTTCATATTCAAATCAGTCCCATCTACCTCTGTACGTAAAGTTAAGGCACTATCCTTTTTATCCCCCAATGAACTGCGTTTTTCAGCAAGCTGGGCCAACCGTTTATCTAAATGACGAATTACCCGTTCGACACGCCCCGAGTCCCCCACCAATGCATCCAAACAACGTTTATATTCTTGTAAAAGTTCAGAGCGGTTCCCAACTTTACTTACCCTTCCATCGGCTGCCAGTACTACCCCCCGGCTATATTGAACTATTTTATCTTCTAAGCAGCGTTCCATATCGGTTATATCCTTAAAAAACTGTTCTTTGGGTTTCTTTCCTAAGGAAAAAAACGACAATGCATAGTTATCAACATCAAGCTCTAATAATTTATCCCTTACTTGTTTTTCCTCATTAATTAAAACAGTGCATATTTTTTGAGCTTCCTCAACAACCCGATTTGCCCCTAAAGCCTTGGCCCTTTCCTCCAAATCTTTTAAATCCTCTAACTCCCTCACATTTTCTTCCACATACTTTAAATAAAGCACATAAGAATTCGCCCAAAGACCCCGGTTAGTTGTTGGTCTTAAATTATATTTAATACTTACCGATTGTGCTAAAATATATGCTGCATGGACACCATTACTAGCATCGTGTTTTTCTAGAAATTTTCTCCATCTGCCAGGAAAGAAAAACTCTTGCCCGGTTCTTTCCATAAAACCTCCCTCAATCGCCTTATCAATTTCCTGCAATTTCTTAACCATTATATTTCTGATAACAAAATTCTTATCCTTTTTAATCGCCGGTGCTATGGCTTTTCGAAATAACTTAGCTAATTCCTTTTCAATTCCCACCTCATCAGCATTTTTACTCGCTTCTTCAACATCCTTCTTTAATTTTTCCCAAAAACTCAACCTTAATAACCTCCCTTATTTTCTCCTTCTCTCATTTTTTAAATAAATAACTTAAATTCTCTCTACCCCCCGCACCTCCTTAACCACGGTAGTAGTTTCCTCTCGCAGATTTTGAGCAGATACTGCTAGTTGATCCAAAGCACCGAAACGACTTTGCCTGGCCGAATCGGCAGCTAAAATAGCCTTTGCAATTTCTATTAAATTCCGACCACAATCTTTAAGTAAATGCCTATAGGCTGACAGTAAAGGATTCCGCCCCTGCTCAGTATATAAAGCTGCTTTAGTTTCCAACACACTTTTTACCATTTCATAATCCTTGCTAAAACTTTCCTTCTTCTTCTTATAAAAAATCCTTTTATAAGGACGATATTTTCCCGGATAAGCCTCATTAATCATTTTCCTAATTTTATTTTTTTCCGCAATCAAATTAGCTGCAGATAAATTAGCTTTATGAGCCAAATGATTAGCCCCTAAACGCCGTGCCGTACTTTCCAACTCTTTTAGACCAGTTACTTCTTTTTTAGTTTTGGCCCAATACTCCAAAAACTTCACTTTTAACTTTACCCATTTAACATCATTTGTTTCCTTCATTGAATCTAAATTTAAAGCCATTTCCTTAGCCAAATGTGCCGCTAATTCTATACCATCCTTAAAACCATATTTCCCTAAAAGAACTTGCCTTTCCTCAATTGAAGCCTGACCCAATATCTCAATTTCATCCATTATTTCTATTACTACCAACTCTTTGATTTCACGCAATTTAGTAGTAAAACTTATTTTATTTCCAATATTTAATGGCTTATAAATCCTCCGATAGGCATGTATAAACCGATCTTCCTCCAAGATTCCAAAATAAATTTCCCGAAATATCCATGCTTCCCTTTTTATATTTTCCAAGATACCCATATTTTCACCTCCTAAAATAGTATTTAGACTATATAGGAAAATTCAATTAACTACTGTTGTATTGTATCACACTAATTTAAAGTTGGCAAATCATCTTCTCAAACAAACCTCATTCCTGTTAATTGCCCTGCTCCTACGATTTGAGCGGAGTTTTTGGGCAGACTCCACTAATTCGACTAATTCTCTTTCCTCGGAAAGGCCCTTTCTTGCCAAAGAAACAAGCTTTCGCAAATTCATTTCAAGTAGATCACAAGCCTTGAACCATTCCTCTTGAAATATGGCCATTCCTTGATACCAACTTTGTCCAGGCTTAAACTTGTCCACCTTCTCTCGCAAAAGTTCCTCTTCTTTGTTTAATTTTTCCCGCTCCTCTTCATTTTTCAAGGTCTTTAAACATTTTTCTTTTTCATAACTAAACTGGGCCAATTTTACCTCTAGGGAAATCCATTTTTCTTCCTCAGTTAAACAGGGATTATAATAAGCATTTACATGTCCGGATACCTTTAATACGGCTTCCTCGGTACTAGATACCCCCAACTGAACTAGTAAATGTTCTTTTATTTCCCGATTAACCGTTGTTTCCCGATTATCAATTTTATCCGAAGCATCTAAAAGGATCAAATTAAAAGCTTTATCCAAGCGGTCCAAATTTTCCTTTTGAATGTGGGGATTGGTTTCATATTTCCTTACAATATTCTCTAAACCCCTAAAGAGGGTGCCTTTTTCATTCACCAGACGATAATTGTCACGCACACGCCGTGCGAAACCCCAAAAGCGTGAAAAAATATTCACCTTCCCCACCCCCTTTTTTGGAGACACTTCTGAAGTTATTATAACACTACTTTGCCTAATATTCAAATATTAACATCAATTCTTCCATTTTGCCAAAAAACTTTGCAATTCCACCCAGAACTTTTTTAGGGGGCTAACAGAAGTTAATACCTGTAAATAAGGGCCTATTTGACGGCCTGGCACAGGCAAAAAGCCCCACTCCATCCCTTTTTCTATAGTAAGTGTCATTTCTTTAATCTGCTCTTCAGCCAAATATTTTAATTTTAACTTCCCGCCTTTTTCCATATCTATAGCACTAATTTCCGTTTCACAGCTTAGTGGCTGTTCATTGATAGCCAATAAAACGTCCCCGGCTTTTACCCCAGCATTGGCTAAAATACCTCCCCGCTCTACCGCCAATATTTTCACCCCATTATCTACAGGCACAAAAAGCGGTTCACCACGTACCTCACGCCGACGGCCCCAATAAATAACCAATTCATGCCCACCAGGACCAAAAAGTGCAGCTAAATAGGCTAATGGAGGATAATAACCGGCCCCCAAAGCCAAACCTAAAAGAATAATACTATAAAGAGCCAATTCCCTACCAGCCAATTTTGTTTTCTCACGCGGTGTCATCGAGATAGCCACATCTCCATAACCTAAAATAGCCGGAATGGCCAACAAACTATAAACCACATCACCTTGCCATAAAGCAAATTCTGGTTTTAATAAAGGCCACCAATCCGGCATACTGACTACACCCTTAATAATTTGCGGATCAGGATAGATTCCAGCAAACAAAACTATTAAAGGTAGTGGCCAAAACTTTTGTAAATTATAACCCCCTACGAGGTGCCCCTCTTTTGTGGACACATAAATAGGCAAAACATTCATACTACCTGTAAAATAAATTAGAAAGGCCTCTACTAAATGCAAAATGGCTACCAAAGCCATTACCTGAGGCACATTGACTAGCTGTAATCCCCCCAGCAGCGAAATTAAAGAAAGTACACCACCAGCATAAGCAAAACACAAGAAACGCTGTTGAATTAACATTAGTACCAAAGCCGTAATTAGCAAATAGAAACCACCAATTTCATTTAATGAAATCCCCACCAATACCAATAAACAACTACCTAAAAACCCACCACTTATCCCCAAAAAGGCAGCCGTGATTGTTAAACGCCAGGGCGATTCCCCCGGCGTTTTAAACAAATCCTTTGTTGTCTGCGTCATTTTACGATACATAAAACCCACAATAATTAAGACAATCCAAAAAGCAGGTCGACAAAAACTAGCCCAAAAGCTGCTCCAAAGTAGGGGCAAGAACTCTTTCCAAGGAAACATTGTTTATGCCGCCTCCAATCATTCTTGACTATTTAATTGTTTACGTAAAATTTCCAGTGCCTTGTGTAATTGCAAATCCTGCCCAGTTTCACTTTCACTTACCTCAATATCCGGGATGATCCCTTTAGCCTGAATATCATGTTGTTTAGGTGTTAAATATTTTGCTGTTGTTAACTTTATGGCATCCTTCCCCCTTAACTCAATCAATACCTGCACTAAAGCTTTTCCAAAAGTTTTTTCTCCCACTAAAACTCCTGTTTCCGTGTCCTTTATGGCCCCAGCCAATACTTCCGAGGCACTAGCACTACCATTATTAATTAAAACTACCAAAGGCACACCCAATTCTATCGGCTGATTATTTAACATAGTTTCCATACGACCATTTTTATTAACAATATGCACTACTGGTCCTTCTGGAATAAAATAACGAGCTATATTTACTGCAGCCTCCAAATCCCCCCCGGGATTATCCCGCAAATCTAAAACCAATCCCCTTATTTTCTCCTGCTTTAATTTAGCTAAATGTAAACTTAAGGCTTCATCAGAATTACTGGCAAATAATTTAAGCCGCAAATAACCAATTTTACCGGGTAAAACCTGACTTTCTACTGTAGGTACATCAATAATAGCTCTGGTAACCGTGAAATCTTTAATCTCCCCATCCCGGAACACACTAATCTCTACTTTTGTCCCTGGTTCACCCCGCATTTTGGCCACAGCCTCATCAAGGTCCATTTCACTAACCAATTTTTGATCAACTTTAAAAATGATATCACCTTTTAATAAACCAGCTTTACTAGCCGGTGTGTCCTCGATTACCGAAAAAATTAAAAATTTATCATTTTCAGTACTAACATAAACACCTATTCCCCCTATTGAACCTTCGATATGCTGCCGAAACTCGGCATATTCTTCCTGATCCAAATAAACCGAATACGGATCCTCCAGGGCTTCTACCATACCCCGTACTGCCCCGGACATAATTTGCTTACCAGGAACCTTTTCTATATATTGAGTTTTAATTACCGCAGCTACTTCTAACATTTTACCGATATTCTGGTAGTTGGTAATAAAAAAAACACCTACACAGGCGGTAACTACAAAACTAAGCACCACTAAGATTGTAAAAAGAAACCTCAAAACTTGTTTTCGTTTTTCCGACAAATTCTTCACCCCTATAAAACTGCTTCCTAAGTCTAATGTATATTCCTATCTTATAGTATTCAGCACCCGAAAACAAGAAAAAGACGAGTAACTAAATTAAGTCCTCGTCTATCTACATAAATGTGAAATATTTTCCATTGTCTCGCGGTGAGGATAATACTCATCATCATACGACCCTATTTAATATAGGATGCTTAATAGCCTTATTTGCGGCTTTATAATGACGGAGGTTTGTTTTTAAGTCTTTAATAATATTCAGGTGAAAAAACAAGTCTCTCCCTGCTTAATTTTTGCTTATTAATATTTTTTAGTATACCAAGTCTTCTATCTAACTATTTCCCATTCCTTATTCTTAGCTTTTAACCGCTCCTGTGCTTTTAATAAAGGCGACTCACCCCGCTGATAATCACTCTTTCTAGCCTCTAGTAACTGCTTCAGCAGTAAATATTCTTGCTTGAATTTCAGTGGAGACTCCCTTGTAGAGAAATGCTTTACTGGTTTTAAATTATTCACCTTGACTATAAAACTTTCCCTTTCGGCCTCTATTTTTTCAAGCTCCTCTTGAGCTCTTTCCGCTAAATAATCAGCACGAATATTGCGGGCTTCTTTTTTAAATTCACTAAGCCTGAGCAACTCTTTTTCCGCACAAACTTGATATTCCCATAATTTCACTTGAATATCCAACCATAATTCCTCACAGGTACTCAATTGATTATGTTTATTTATTTTTTCACCCAAGGCAGCTAATGGTTTTAGCATTTCCAATCTTGAATAATCTTTCCGAATGAATATTTTACGGGCCATGGCTTCCCGAATCATCACTTCTTTTAAATCATTTAATTCTGCTTCCCCCACACCCGACATTTGACAAAACTTCTGCCAAACTGGCTCAACTTCACTAATTATTTCCCTTAAAACACCTCTTTTTTTTAAATCTACCCAAAAACTCAACCCAATCCCCCTTAAAACTTTCTAGCGGCCTTCAATAATTTCCCGCCCACTAACCTGCCTTTCAGAAGTTTTCTTCAACCCCCCGGAAGCTTGAGCCCAATCGGATAACCACTTCTGAAATTTACGTTGAGAAACCTCACTAGATTTTTGATACTTTTGCAATAAAGTCAAACCTGCATCTAAATAGGCCAAATTCTCACGATTAGGACGCTGTTGACTTCCATATAATTCAAACTGTTTGAGCCCTTCATTATAAAAGTCAATTTTTTCAGCAATCAAATTTTCCGCTTCTTTAATACCTTCAAATTGTATTTCTTCATCAAATTTAGGCCTTAAAGACCAAATCTTTTTAGCATATTCCTCTTTTTCATTAACTAATTTTTCAGCTGTCCGACGCAAACGCCCAGCCTGTATTTCATTATCATCAAAACAACATTCCATGGCTGAAACTTTTTTCACCGCCCGCTGATTCAACTCCAAATATTCTAAATACTGCAGCTGCAGTTTTACCCAAGGGAAACCATTTAAATAATCTGCCCCAATTTCAGCTTGCCAATCCTCGGCTATTTTAAGTAGTGCTTTTTCACGTGTATCCACCTCATATTTTTCCAAAAGCTTCTTTTGAGCCTTTTTAACCCTATCTGTTAATCCCCGCTCTTTTTCCATAACACCCCAATG is from Clostridia bacterium and encodes:
- the uvrB gene encoding excinuclease ABC subunit UvrB yields the protein MEPGKFKLISEYQPRGDQPAAIEALVRNFIRGKKEQVLLGATGTGKTFTMAQVIALMQKPTLVIAHNKTLAAQLCSEFKEFFPENAVEYFVSYYDYYQPEAYLPHTDTYIEKDASLNEEIEKLRHAATAALCERKDVIVVASVSCIYGLGSPQEYEKQTLALRLGQLVEREFILRRLTAMQYDRNDFNLVRGTFRVRGDVIDIFPASHGEKIIRVELFGDEVERIGEVDSLTGQVIAGRRQVSIFPANHYVIGREKMLGALETIETELKGRLQVLRSQGKLLEAQRLEQRTSYDLEMMREVGFCTGIENYARHLTGRKPGEPPYTLIDFFPGDFLLMIDESHVTIPQIGAMYAGDRSRKTTLVEHGFRLPSALDNRPLKFNEFVEKLNQVVYVSATPRSYEVERSGVVVEQINRPTGLLDPKIEVRPTRGQIEDLLAEIKVREKRKERVLITTLTKKMAEDLTDYLREWGIKVRYLHSEINTLERIQIVRDLRLGVFDVLVGVNLLREGLDLPEVSLVIILDADKEGFLRSGRSLIQTIGRAARHVRGKVIMYGDQITDSMQRAISETERRRSIQKAFNAKHGIVPQTVQKGVRDVLEATIIAEEEKEYGIDLTMISQQEKKKLIARLEKEMQGAAKELAFEKAAELRDLLFELRAQVK
- a CDS encoding PDZ domain-containing protein, translated to MFPWKEFLPLLWSSFWASFCRPAFWIVLIIVGFMYRKMTQTTKDLFKTPGESPWRLTITAAFLGISGGFLGSCLLVLVGISLNEIGGFYLLITALVLMLIQQRFLCFAYAGGVLSLISLLGGLQLVNVPQVMALVAILHLVEAFLIYFTGSMNVLPIYVSTKEGHLVGGYNLQKFWPLPLIVLFAGIYPDPQIIKGVVSMPDWWPLLKPEFALWQGDVVYSLLAIPAILGYGDVAISMTPREKTKLAGRELALYSIILLGLALGAGYYPPLAYLAALFGPGGHELVIYWGRRREVRGEPLFVPVDNGVKILAVERGGILANAGVKAGDVLLAINEQPLSCETEISAIDMEKGGKLKLKYLAEEQIKEMTLTIEKGMEWGFLPVPGRQIGPYLQVLTSVSPLKKFWVELQSFLAKWKN
- a CDS encoding S41 family peptidase, which produces MSEKRKQVLRFLFTILVVLSFVVTACVGVFFITNYQNIGKMLEVAAVIKTQYIEKVPGKQIMSGAVRGMVEALEDPYSVYLDQEEYAEFRQHIEGSIGGIGVYVSTENDKFLIFSVIEDTPASKAGLLKGDIIFKVDQKLVSEMDLDEAVAKMRGEPGTKVEISVFRDGEIKDFTVTRAIIDVPTVESQVLPGKIGYLRLKLFASNSDEALSLHLAKLKQEKIRGLVLDLRDNPGGDLEAAVNIARYFIPEGPVVHIVNKNGRMETMLNNQPIELGVPLVVLINNGSASASEVLAGAIKDTETGVLVGEKTFGKALVQVLIELRGKDAIKLTTAKYLTPKQHDIQAKGIIPDIEVSESETGQDLQLHKALEILRKQLNSQE